AGCGGCATCGGCGGTCGCCCCCGCTTCCCGGCGGTGGGATAGTACGGCGCGATCAACGCGCCAAGCGCGGCCCAGGGAATCACCGCATCCATCTCGGCCAGGAATCGCTCGCGCCGCGTGACGCGCTTCTTCGTGCTCCACCCTTCGCCGGCGAACGTCCGCTGCTCTCCCATGGGGCGCGCTCCGAAAAGAGAAAGGACTTCGACGCGGCAATACCGCATCGAAGCCCATTCCGCACAAGAGAAAACTCTATTAAATCAGACCTTCCCTAGGGCCTTGTGCGGAGAGTCAGGCAAGCTGCTGGGTCTGGTTACTCAGCTGCCGGAATGGGCGAGGTCACCGAGGTTTGAGATTCGAACCTCGCCGTCAGGGAAGGTTGCGACAATGTCAAGTCGTCCGCCCATTGCCTCGACATAGCGGCGGAGCGTACTGACAAGCATATCGGCGCGTCGCTCAAGCTTCGAAATCTCATCCTGACCACACTCCATCGTTTCAGCGAGCGTCGCTTGGGTTAGTTCACGCGCGTGTCTTAGCTCTTGTAGCGGCAACTCAGCGAGCATCGCCTTCGTACGCTCCGTCGCACGCGCACGACGCTCCGGCGACATCTTCGCCCGCAGCTCACTGAACTTCTTGTGCCCGACATTACGGCCCTTGTCCTGTCCCTTCATAGTTACCGTCCTTCCGACTCAAGGCTTCGAGGTGTTCGTCGTAGAGATCATCGGCGTGCGCGATCATGCGTTCGTAGAATCGATCGTCGCCGGTCTTGTCGCCGCCGATAAGCAACAAGCACACGCGGCGCGGGT
The nucleotide sequence above comes from Gemmatimonadaceae bacterium. Encoded proteins:
- a CDS encoding XRE family transcriptional regulator; protein product: MKGQDKGRNVGHKKFSELRAKMSPERRARATERTKAMLAELPLQELRHARELTQATLAETMECGQDEISKLERRADMLVSTLRRYVEAMGGRLDIVATFPDGEVRISNLGDLAHSGS
- a CDS encoding IS5/IS1182 family transposase, with the translated sequence MGEQRTFAGEGWSTKKRVTRRERFLAEMDAVIPWAALGALIAPYYPTAGKRGRPPMPL